AAATCACTCCCAGTTTTAAAGCAAAGGATATGGATGGAGGTGTGACAGCCGGTGTAAATGCAATTATATCCACAATCCGCGGAGAATATGCTCCATCGGAAGATGATGTAAATACTACGGGCAGTGGTGAGTCGGATGAAGTGTCATCAGGAATTGTTGGCGGAATCGCAACGTTTATTTCTCTTTTTGTCGCTGGTTTTGGTGGTATAGTCGTCACCATTATTGGAATTCTCTTTCTTTATCCTTTGTTAGTTGCTATGTTTGGAAGTATTTTCGCACTCATAGTCGCAATCATACTTTTCTTTTTAGTAATATTTCTAAAAAGAATTTTTGGACTTGGTAAAGGCGGTGGGTCCGGTGGAGGATTCTACGATGGTGGAAGTTGGTCTAGCGGAAGCGATTCCTGGTCATCATCATCCTCCAGTGATAGTTGGTCTGGTGGCGGCGGGGATTCTGCTGGTGGCGGAGCTTCTGGAGATTGGTAAATAGGAAATCCAATTGTGATCTAAGATCTAACAAATCTAGATTGTTTTGTTAGATCAATTTTTAATCAGCTTCATTGAAATCACTTGCCACCTCCATCCGGCTAGGTGGTTTCAATCAAAATAAGAGTTGAATCGTCCTTCCAATAAGATTTATCCATTCTTTGGAATAACATAGTTTTAATGGAAGGGATCACTTCTTCGAAAGGCAAAGATGCTGTATTTTGGATGACTTCTAATAAATCACCCCAAGCTTTTACGCCGTCCGATTCGTTTAATTCCTCAAATAACCCGTCTGTAAATAAAAAGACTCGATCTCCCGATTCTACTTTTGTTTCAAAAATTCCATACCGGTAGTGTTCTAAAATTCCAATGATGGGACCCGTGTTTTCAAACATAGAAGTGGTTCCATTTTTTTTCATATGGATTTGGTTTTGAACTCCACCTCCCGCATAACGAAGAATCCCTTGATGGAAATCAAAATCCATCACGAGGGCAGGAAAATAAATTTGAAGGTCTGCATTTTTATCGTAAAAATGTTGGTTCATATAGAACAACAAATCATTCGGTCGCATAGCTACTGCAGAAACTCGTTCAAACTCAGATTGGATCATCATGGTATAAAGAGCGGCTTGTAAACCGTGGCCAGTGGCATCAGCCAGAAAAAATCGATAATAAAAATCCTGAATGCGTTTTATAAAATAGATATCACCACCAACTTCTGCAATTGGTTTATATAAAATATCAACTTTAATATGGGGATCAAGTTCAGGAAGTTTGGTAACACTTTGGATGATGGACTTTGCAAGTCTCATATCCTTTCCAATTTGATCTAACTTCCCTTGGAGTTCTTCCGTTTTATCCCTTACCCTAGTTTCCAATCGTTCGTTTAAATCAGTAAGTTGATTTTGTACTTTTTGTAGGGTTTGGTTTTTATCAGAAAGTTCTATGGCCAAGTTTTCTGCTTCCACAAACCCTTTAGAAAAGTTTCGAGCAATGTACACTGACTGAACAAAGAACATTGTAAAAATTCCAAAGTGGATGGTAAGCGGGCCATAAATCACAAGGTTATTCACTAAAATATCATTGATAAAACTTGTGATAAAGATGGTAAAACTTATGAGAAAATATATGGAACCAGGAAAAGAATCACGGATGGCACGAATGATCACAAAAAAAGTATAAATGACGCCAATCAATGTAAAAACTTGAAATGGTATCATCAAATACGTGTAAAACGATGACCTCGTCACAAGAACAATAAAACAAAAAGCAAAACCTATGTATTTTAGCAATTCATAAGCTAGTCGAGAATAATAAGGTTTAAAAAGTAGATAAACATACCTTGTAAAAATAGGAGTGATTAAAAAGAAACTGAGGTAACTGAGTTTTAAATGAATTTCCCAAGGTAGGTTTGGAAATATTTGGATTAAATATTTATTTCCAGTAATGAATACCCGAAGCGCCACAAGAAGACAAGTCAGGGCAAACCAATAAGTAAAAGGATCTTTTTTCCTGTTCCAAAACAAAAACAAATGGTAGATCCCCATAAACAAAATACTACCAACTAGTAACATATCCCGTAAAATTGCAGATTCATACTGATGATGAATCTCAGAAGTATTACCAATGGTAATAACTTGAGCAGGCCCACCTTTTCTGTGGTGGTAGTTTGAGATTTGTAAGATAATGGAAGTTTGGTTTTCTTTTGGGATAAAATCGATGATTCTTGGTCTATATTCAGGTTTTCCTGTTTGGTAAGACGTTGCTACCACACCGTTTGATGCCAATCGAACACCATCAACGAACAAGTTATAGGCGGTTTCCATTTCAGGAACTTTCAAAGAAAGAGGAATCCCTTTTTGTCCATGTTGGATTTCGAGGCTAAACGTGGCATAACCATCACCGGCAAGGAAACCTCGATGGAAAAAAGATTCCGACCAGATCCCAGGAACCTTAAAAAAATGTGGCTCTCGGATGGTTTCTACAGAGGAAAGTTCCAATGGGGAAATCAGGAGTCCAGGATAGTACCCCCATTCACCCACAAGTTCTATGGTTTTTGTCTGATCTTTTAAGTACGACTCAGCCGACAGAACTCCCCGTTCCACCTGGGGAGGCACTTCTTTCGGAATACACGAAACAAGTGCCAAACACCAAACGATCCCGACCAAACGGAAATTCATTGGGAAGGAAGGTTTAACAGTCCTATAGGCGGTTCTGAACAGGGATGTACTTTCTTTGGTTTTCGCCCACATATATCTGTTTTGGACGAACTTTTGAGAAGTCTCCCTTCATCCTTTGTTCTCTCCAATGGGCAAGCCAACCGGGAAGTCTTCCAATCACTTGCATGACAGAGAACATATTTTTAGGGATTCCCAATGTGTGAAATACGAGTCCCGAGTAGTACTCTAAATTTGGATAGAGGAGATTCTCCATAAAATAAGCATCGTTCCAAACCACTTCGTCAATTTGAAGTGCGATGTCTTCCACTGCCGATAACTTTCTACCTTTATAGAATTCGCGAATGATTTCTCGAGCCACTTGTGCACGAGGACTCACGACATCATAAGCCTTTTGTCCAAATCCATTGGTTTGGATGTTTAGGCCACCTCGTTTGAATCTTTCAAAATAATCTTTAACAGGTGTTTTAGTTTTGATGATGTCTTCGATTAGCCCAATCGCAGCAGTAGGACGTCCTCCTTCGCGAGCTCCCCACTGTGCCATGATCCCTGCAGAGATAGAGGCAAATAAATTGGCTTGGGTTGAACCAACCACTTGGACTGCAGTGTTGGATACGTTTTGTTCGTGGTCCGCATGTAAAATCCACATTTGATTTAATATACGATCAAACTCTTCTGGAACTGTATAATTGTCCGCAGGCATCTTATGCATCATATAAAGAAAGTTAGTGCAGTATGGATTTTTATCTAATGGATAAACGAAGGGATGACCCACTGCATGTTTATAAGTGAAAGCAGCAATGGTACGAATTTTTGCAAGTAACCTCGCAATTAAGTCCACACCCATATCTAACTTTTCTTCATATTCTTCTAAATAATAACTAGAAAGTGAAGTAACCATCACAGATAAAACTGCAAGTGGGTTGGCAACACCTGGGAACCCATCAAAAAGATTTAACATGTCTTCATGGATCATCGAGTGTTTTGAAAGACGACCAGAGAAGTCATTTAACTCTTGCTTGGTGGGGAGATTTCCATAAATTAATAAAAACGAAGTTTCCACAAAAGTGGATTGGTAAGCTAGTTCTTTTAAGTCATAACCACGATAAGTTAGTTCCCCTTTTTCTGGATCACGTCTGGACACTTTCGATAAACCAAGTGCGGTATTGAATAAACCTGGATCCACGGTGACGAGGCCGGTTTTTCTATAAAAATCGGTTAAGTCGATTCCTTCTTTTCCATCGGTACCAACAATGACCGGTAATTTATATGTTTTGCCCTTGATGTGGAATTCCACTTCACTCATGAAAAGACCTCTCTCCCTCCTATCTTATGGAAGGGAAGTTAGGAATCTAGAAGAATTTAGACTTGGGTGAGTGCAGAATTGAGAGAATCGTGGATGAGGACAAAATCAGTCAGGCCAACAATGTCCATGACTTTGCGGAAGTGGGTATTGAGGCCCGCGAACTCAATTTTGCCTTGGTTCTCAGAAGATTTTGTGATGAGACTAATGAGGGTGGCAATTCCTGCAGAATTGATATAGGAAGTTTCCGAAAAGTTCAGAATGACGCGACTACGTTTATCGCCCGGGATGGATTCGTAAGATTCTACAATCTCCTCTTCAGCTTCAGAGGTGATCTCACCAGAAATATGAATCACAGGGAGGTTTCCCCCATTTTCAAATCCCAACCGAATCTTAAACTCTTCCATCATTAGCCTCCAGGGAATTCCACAGAGAACGCGGGTCAACAAAAATTACGATTTTGATTTTCTTTCTTCCTTCGACAAACGACCAAAGGGTTGTTTGCATTTTCTACAAACATAGTATACGTCTGTTGGTGTAGCTGATATTCCGACAAGTCCCATGGCGATCATTCCCCAAGTGGAATACTTCACAACTTTTCGTGCATTTTCATCGTCACGAGTGGTCCCACAATCACAGGTGGGGCGATCAGCTTTTTTAATGATTTGGTTCATAAAGGTAAGTGTTCGGTTCCAACCTGTGGATGGAACCGAAAAAGAAGATGATTAGTTTTTAGAAAGGTGTTCTACGTATTTTGCAAGGATGCGGATGTTATCATCACCTAAATGTCCGTAAGCAACCATTGGAGATCCTTTGATTCCTTCTTTCAATGTTTTAGTCACACCAGCTGCAGTATTTCCATTCTTCCATTCAGAAGCAGGAGATTTGTAGTTTCTTGGTTTTGGATTGAGGGCAGCAGCAGCAGCTCCGTCACCAGCACCTTTCTCGCCGTGGCAAGAAGAACAGTTTTGAAGGTAGAGTTCTTCTCCTTTAGCAAGATCAGGATCAGCACTAGCGCTAGATTCCACAGCAGCAGGAGCTTCTTCTTTTGGTTTGGAATCGCCACAAGCTACCATCACAAAAGCGAAGGAGAGTGCGAAGAGAGAGACTAAGACTTTTTTTGAGTTCATTTCTTACTCCAAGATAAGGTTGGCTCCAGTCTCTCACCCTTCTTGTCTTTTGAAAAGAAGAAATCAATGTTTTTCCAAAAGATTTGAGACTGCCTTTTCTAAATTTTGAAACTGAAACTCATAACCGGACATAAGCAATCTTTCTGGAATCACGTATTGTCCTTTGGTGATCACAACCGATCCTTCGCCGTAGAGCGCCTGTATGGCGAAGGAAGGAACCTTAAAAAAGTTAGGCCGATGTAATGTTTTTGCAAGTACTCTTGAAAATTCTTCGTTACTGACTGGTTCTGGTGATACTAGATTATAAGCACCCGCTTCTGATTCTGACTGCATTAAGTGTAACATTGCAGAAATAAAATCCATTATATGGATCCAACTCATGCCTTGTTTGCCAGAAGCGATCGCACCACCTACCCCAAGTAAGAATGGAGGGATCATTTTTTCCAAAGCGCCGCCTTTGGGAGATAGAATGATTCCAGTTCTAAGTAACAAAGTCCGAATGCCCACTTTTTTTAATGGAAGAGTTTGGTTTTCCCAATCTACACAAAGTTTGGCAAGGAAGTCATCCCCTGGTTCTTTAGTTTCGGAATAGGCAGGATGTACTTCTTCTGACATTCCATAATAACCAACCGCACTTGCGTTTACAAAAACTTTGGGTGGAGACTTTAGATCCATCACACGAGCGACAAGTCCTCGCGTAAAATCGACACGCGATGTTTCGATTAGTTTTTTGCGTTCATCCGACCATCTAACGCCAGCTATTGGTTCGCCAACTAAATTGACGATGCCATCAAGTCCCTCTAAATCTCCGGATTGTGGAAGGATACAGGAAACAAATTCGATTTCCGGATAAGAGGAAAGTTCGGGAGGAAGAGAACTTTTTCTAGAAAAAACGCGAAAACGATGTCCCAACGGGATGGCAGTTTCGATGAAAGTTTTGCCAATCAGGCCAGTACCACCTAAAATTCCTATCTTCATTGGATCTCCTTTCGTCTGAGATCATAAAAAAAGAAGTAGCCCATTTTTTTAGTAAACATAAGTTTTTCTTTCATATGAGACCTGCCATTGTCCTTCCCATAACTGTTGCCATATTTCTTGTTCTCTTCGGGAATTATTATCTATTTTCCGGAACAAAAAAAAGTATAAATCAATACAAAGAAAATCCACCTTTCCGCATTGAAGACAACACAGGGTCTGGAGGCATTCACCTTCTCTTAGACAAAGATACCAAAACCGTTTGGAGAAAGAAACAAAACGGAAATGGGGATTTTGATTTTTTCTTAGAAATGAAACTGTCACATTTTTGGGATGGGAATCTTTTTTTTCCAAGGGAATTCAAAAACCTAAACGTTTTTGCTTGCCCCGGTGAAACCTTGCCGACCTTTCAAATACGATTTTTATTACGTGAAAGTATCAACGTAGATAAAGAACTCAGAATGCCAAAAGATGAGCTAACTTTTGTTTACCGGTTCGAAGAAAAAAATAAAACTCAGGTTTCTATCCCGTTATCAAAACTTCCTAAA
This sequence is a window from Leptospira kanakyensis. Protein-coding genes within it:
- a CDS encoding TPM domain-containing protein codes for the protein MMIKKTLIRSRFHSILNLTNKWFLVFLLFPTFSGIQSFPVPKLERRVMDHAGILSEATRNRLEESLKQFETETSNQIAVYTTPSLHDETIEDVAIQIFDEWKLGQKSKNNGVLLIVAPNERKMRIYVGRGLEGALTDIQAKQIIRNEITPSFKAKDMDGGVTAGVNAIISTIRGEYAPSEDDVNTTGSGESDEVSSGIVGGIATFISLFVAGFGGIVVTIIGILFLYPLLVAMFGSIFALIVAIILFFLVIFLKRIFGLGKGGGSGGGFYDGGSWSSGSDSWSSSSSSDSWSGGGGDSAGGGASGDW
- a CDS encoding SpoIIE family protein phosphatase, which gives rise to MNFRLVGIVWCLALVSCIPKEVPPQVERGVLSAESYLKDQTKTIELVGEWGYYPGLLISPLELSSVETIREPHFFKVPGIWSESFFHRGFLAGDGYATFSLEIQHGQKGIPLSLKVPEMETAYNLFVDGVRLASNGVVATSYQTGKPEYRPRIIDFIPKENQTSIILQISNYHHRKGGPAQVITIGNTSEIHHQYESAILRDMLLVGSILFMGIYHLFLFWNRKKDPFTYWFALTCLLVALRVFITGNKYLIQIFPNLPWEIHLKLSYLSFFLITPIFTRYVYLLFKPYYSRLAYELLKYIGFAFCFIVLVTRSSFYTYLMIPFQVFTLIGVIYTFFVIIRAIRDSFPGSIYFLISFTIFITSFINDILVNNLVIYGPLTIHFGIFTMFFVQSVYIARNFSKGFVEAENLAIELSDKNQTLQKVQNQLTDLNERLETRVRDKTEELQGKLDQIGKDMRLAKSIIQSVTKLPELDPHIKVDILYKPIAEVGGDIYFIKRIQDFYYRFFLADATGHGLQAALYTMMIQSEFERVSAVAMRPNDLLFYMNQHFYDKNADLQIYFPALVMDFDFHQGILRYAGGGVQNQIHMKKNGTTSMFENTGPIIGILEHYRYGIFETKVESGDRVFLFTDGLFEELNESDGVKAWGDLLEVIQNTASLPFEEVIPSIKTMLFQRMDKSYWKDDSTLILIETT
- a CDS encoding citrate/2-methylcitrate synthase, which encodes MSEVEFHIKGKTYKLPVIVGTDGKEGIDLTDFYRKTGLVTVDPGLFNTALGLSKVSRRDPEKGELTYRGYDLKELAYQSTFVETSFLLIYGNLPTKQELNDFSGRLSKHSMIHEDMLNLFDGFPGVANPLAVLSVMVTSLSSYYLEEYEEKLDMGVDLIARLLAKIRTIAAFTYKHAVGHPFVYPLDKNPYCTNFLYMMHKMPADNYTVPEEFDRILNQMWILHADHEQNVSNTAVQVVGSTQANLFASISAGIMAQWGAREGGRPTAAIGLIEDIIKTKTPVKDYFERFKRGGLNIQTNGFGQKAYDVVSPRAQVAREIIREFYKGRKLSAVEDIALQIDEVVWNDAYFMENLLYPNLEYYSGLVFHTLGIPKNMFSVMQVIGRLPGWLAHWREQRMKGDFSKVRPKQIYVGENQRKYIPVQNRL
- a CDS encoding STAS domain-containing protein; translated protein: MMEEFKIRLGFENGGNLPVIHISGEITSEAEEEIVESYESIPGDKRSRVILNFSETSYINSAGIATLISLITKSSENQGKIEFAGLNTHFRKVMDIVGLTDFVLIHDSLNSALTQV
- a CDS encoding c-type cytochrome, translating into MNSKKVLVSLFALSFAFVMVACGDSKPKEEAPAAVESSASADPDLAKGEELYLQNCSSCHGEKGAGDGAAAAALNPKPRNYKSPASEWKNGNTAAGVTKTLKEGIKGSPMVAYGHLGDDNIRILAKYVEHLSKN
- a CDS encoding TIGR01777 family oxidoreductase codes for the protein MKIGILGGTGLIGKTFIETAIPLGHRFRVFSRKSSLPPELSSYPEIEFVSCILPQSGDLEGLDGIVNLVGEPIAGVRWSDERKKLIETSRVDFTRGLVARVMDLKSPPKVFVNASAVGYYGMSEEVHPAYSETKEPGDDFLAKLCVDWENQTLPLKKVGIRTLLLRTGIILSPKGGALEKMIPPFLLGVGGAIASGKQGMSWIHIMDFISAMLHLMQSESEAGAYNLVSPEPVSNEEFSRVLAKTLHRPNFFKVPSFAIQALYGEGSVVITKGQYVIPERLLMSGYEFQFQNLEKAVSNLLEKH